A region of the Culex quinquefasciatus strain JHB chromosome 1, VPISU_Cqui_1.0_pri_paternal, whole genome shotgun sequence genome:
aaatgttactgaatggcattctttaggtctcaaataagctgttaacatcaaaacaatcgatagtttatataaaaatttgctagaatttaaggaaatcctgaccataaatttctgctttgccttcccggtgctttgaacgcctatgaaatatttcaagtgaaatgtttcgcatttttggtaaacttataattttattgtatctAATTGTTtcgacattaactacagcgttcaaacaaactttaaatgaaagttgatgttggagttcatcaaataacacagtttttgcattcataatgcgaacttatattcaaataattgataaaacaaaatgaagtgtccgggtttcgaagcgtccgggaattcgaatcatgacgttataagaTATTTTAAGATTGTCCttcgatttcaatccagtttaAGGAACACTCGATCCACAGCTTTGTTTACAATACATTTATAGGATTCCATTACACACGAATATATCTTACACTTACGGATATAGAAAACAGAAAGAAAAACGTCGAAATATACACACTTTTACATAGGTTACTAAACAACAAACAGCCTTCGATCGCAAGTTAGAGTGATTTGTCACAGACACCTCCTCCTTCTCTGTTTCACCGGGTCTCTCTTTCACGGTTCCTTCCTCACGCCGTCCGTAGCGCGTGCCCTGCGCTAAGCCGGCTCAAGTCGGTTGGGCCTGACGACGAGTCAGCTGCGtttgcaccaccaccaccagctgCTGCCCCAGCGGTCGAACCGGTTCCGGTATTACCGGCGGTCCCTCGATCTCCTCCTCCGCCGCCTCCTCCTTCACCGGCTCCCGGGTGTAGCGTTACATTGTGATAGGAGCTGTGATGGAAATAGTGCGGCGGGATGGCTCCGAGGTGCGGAGCGGCCATCATGAGCAGCGGGTGGAACGGCAGGTCATAGGCGCCGGCCAGGGCCGGATGGTGGTAGGGGAAGAAGGGTGGGATGTTGGCTCCCGGGATGGAGGTCGCTGGTGGGAGCGTCGGGAGTTGCTGCAACAGGGACGGTATCCGGGGATGGTCGTCGAGGAGGTTCAGCTTGTCGGAGGATTTGTTGGGGGATGATTTTTTAAGGGATGGGGTTTGGCGACCTCGGTCCGGGGTGATGAGACTCTCGATGGTGAAGGCCCGCTTGGGTCGCATCGGGACGGTGGTTTCGGTGATTGAGATCGGCGAGATCGGTGCGGTTTGCACGGGTGAGTGCGGTTCGATAGGGGAATGTAGCATGGGTTGGTGGATCGGATCGACCATGGTAGGACAGTACACGTCCGGTCCTCCGGTGACACCGCCCGAGTTTTGCGCCAGGAATATCCGGTTGATGTTGGCTAGGGCGGCGAGCTCTTCGTTCAGGATGTCCTTGTCGGACTTGTGTAGTTTGAAGCGTTTTCGCCGACGGAGCAGCGATCCGTTCTCGAACATGTCAAAAGCTTGTGGATGAAGCGCCCAGTAGGCGCCCTTGCCTGGCCTGTCCGGCCGGCGTGGAACTTTGATGAAGCAATCGTTGAAACTAAGGTTGTGCCGCAACGAGTTTTGCCAGCGCTGCGTATTCTTCCGGTAGTACGGAAACCGGTCCGTAATGAACTTGTAGATATCACTCAGCGGTAGCATCTTCTCCGCCGAACTCCAGATGGCCATCGCGGTCAACGAGATGTACGAGTACGGGGGCTTTTGGTCGCCGTAAGATTCGCGCGATGGCCGCGGCATGGTCACTTTGTCACTCTTCACGAAACAAACCAACTTAGGAACTTTGCGTGCAGTCAAACAAACATGCTTCTTCACTTTACAACTTCATCAACACTTCTTGGCATTCGGCAATAACAACAGAACCACGCGGACGCGGATCGCAAACGGGAAAGCCACGCGGATAACGCACCCCGGTACAACAACACGTTTCGTTCGCTTGCCGTGTTTGTTATAGACTGTTTTATCAAATCAACAACCGAAGGTGTTGAAATGTAGAATGATATGTTGAAGAGGTCGGGCCCGCGCGCGCTTCAACGACACCAACCcgaagaagacgaagaagaGGACAGAGGTGGTGGTGTGAAATCCGATGCCACTTGAAATACGGGAGTCGAAGCGGGACAAAAAGCCCaacaacgcacacacacacaccggtgATAGGCGTGGGCTTGAAGCGCAGGGGCCCCTGCCAGTTACTGCCGACTTGCTTGCGGTTGATCAGAGATTGAGCAAAAAGGC
Encoded here:
- the LOC6046145 gene encoding fork head domain-containing protein FD4 translates to MPRPSRESYGDQKPPYSYISLTAMAIWSSAEKMLPLSDIYKFITDRFPYYRKNTQRWQNSLRHNLSFNDCFIKVPRRPDRPGKGAYWALHPQAFDMFENGSLLRRRKRFKLHKSDKDILNEELAALANINRIFLAQNSGGVTGGPDVYCPTMVDPIHQPMLHSPIEPHSPVQTAPISPISITETTVPMRPKRAFTIESLITPDRGRQTPSLKKSSPNKSSDKLNLLDDHPRIPSLLQQLPTLPPATSIPGANIPPFFPYHHPALAGAYDLPFHPLLMMAAPHLGAIPPHYFHHSSYHNVTLHPGAGEGGGGGGGDRGTAGNTGTGSTAGAAAGGGGANAADSSSGPTDLSRLSAGHALRTA